One stretch of Hevea brasiliensis isolate MT/VB/25A 57/8 chromosome 12, ASM3005281v1, whole genome shotgun sequence DNA includes these proteins:
- the LOC110658619 gene encoding low-temperature-induced cysteine proteinase, with product MPKLYNPHPPYSSTLLILRLLSSKKKKKMNILFALLHTLFFSCLSLYSSFASSNISQLFETWCIQHGKTYASQQDKLYRLRVFQDNYEFVTTHNNQGNSSYTLSLNGFADLTHHEFKASRLGLSAASASVNLDHDGPNLRMPDFVGDVPDSIDWREKGAVTQVKDQGGCGACWSFSATGAIEGINKIFSGSLVSLSEQELVDCDKSYNNGCEGGLMDYAFQFVINNNGIDTEEDYAYLGRERSCNKAKLRRRVVTIDGYTDVPQNNEKALLEAVANQPVSVGICGSERAFQLYSKGIFTGPCSTSLDHAVLIVGYGSENGVDYWIVKNSWGKNWGMSGYMHMLRNSGNSRGVCGINMLASYPKKTSPNPPPPSPPGPTRCDLFTRCGEGETCCCTHHIFGICFTWKCCELDSAVCCKDGRHCCPHDYPVCDTTRDICLKHHSNGTRMEIVAKKSSSGKFGSWSSLLEGWIL from the exons ATGCCTAAACTCTATAATCCCCACCCTCCCTATTCGTCCACCTTACTCATTCTTCGATTGCTttcctccaaaaaaaaaaaaaaaatgaacatcCTTTTTGCCCTTTTGCACACTCTCTTTTTCTCTTGCCTTTCTCTTTATTCTTCTTTTGCTTCTTCCAACATATCCCAGCTCTTTGAAACATGGTGCATACAACATGGCAAGACTTATGCTTCTCAACAGGATAAGCTCTATAGACTCAGGGTTTTCCAGGACAACTATGAGTTTGTTACGACACATAATAACCAGGGCAATTCTTCTTACACCCTTTCTCTTAATGGCTTTGCTGATCTCACCCATCACGAGTTCAAGGCTTCTCGTTTGGGTCTCTCTGCTGCTTCAGCCTCTGTGAATCTTGACCATGACGGACCAAATCTACGAATGCCTGATTTTGTTGGCGATGTTCCTGATTCAATTGATTGGAGAGAGAAAGGGGCTGTGACTCAGGTCAAGGATCAAGGGGGCTGTG GTGCTTGTTGGTCTTTCTCAGCCACAGGAGCTATTGAAGGCATAAATAAGATCTTTTCTGGATCTCTTGTTAGCCTCTCTGAACAAGAGTTAGTTGATTGCGACAAATCTTACAATAATGGTTGCGAGGGAGGGCTCATGGACTATGCATTCCAATTTGTCATAAACAACAATGGGATTGACACAGAGGAAGATTATGCATACCTAGGACGCGAAAGGTCCTGCAATAAAGCAAAG TTAAGAAGGCGTGTTGTGACCATTGATGGATACACTGATGTGCCCCAAAACAATGAGAAAGCACTATTAGAGGCTGTTGCAAATCAACCTGTGAGTGTGGGAATATGTGGCAGTGAAAGAGCATTTCAATTGTACTCAAAG GGGATTTTCACTGGCCCATGTTCAACTTCTTTGGATCATGCTGTATTGATTGTAGGATATGGGTCAGAAAATGGAGTAGATTATTGGATTGTGAAAAACTCATGGGGAAAAAACTGGGGAATGAGTGGTTATATGCACATGCTGCGAAACAGTGGAAATTCTCGAGGTGTCTGTGGCATCAACATGCTGGCTTCATATCCAAAGAAGACCAGCCCAAATCCACCTCCTCCATCTCCACCAGGACCTACTAGATGTGATCTCTTTACTCGCTGTGGAGAAGGGGAAACTTGCTGCTGTACCCACCACATTTTTGGAATATGCTTTACATGGAAATGTTGCGAACTTGATTCTGCTGTTTGTTGCAAGGATGGACGTCATTGTTGCCCCCATGATTATCCGGTTTGTGACACAACGAGGGACATATGCCTTAAG CATCACAGTAATGGCACGAGAATGGAAATAGTTGCAAAGAAAAGCTCCTCTGGGAAGTTTGGCAGTTGGAGTTCCCTTCTTGAAGGTTGGATTCTGTAA